AaatgctgctccagtttcaactattctgccttattattattcgaccatgctggtcatctatgaacatttgaacatcttgaccatgttttgttataatctccacccggcacagccagaagaggactggccaccccacatagcctggttcctctctaggtttcttcctaggttttggcctttctaggtagtttttcctagccaccgtgcttctacacctgcattgcttgctgtttggggttttaggctgggtttctgtacagcactttgagatatcagctgatgtacgaagggctatataaataaatttgatttgatttgatttgaaatgaataCCCTGTCTTCCGGCTACCGCATGGGCTTCCTATTCTGAAATCACTTCTGTGCTAACGACGTTGCAGGGAGTTAGTTATCCATTTCCAGTGGTCTCTGATTGCCTTAGCTCAGGCTCACTGGCATACAGCTCATGCACCTGCACAGTTGGGAGAATTCCACATTTATTTGCTCACTGCTGCCCTCTTGTGTTTATATATCACACTGCTGAACACTTGCCTTTGTTCAAAAATTGTTGTGTTTATCAAGAGCTGGTTgcaggtgtaacggatgtgaaacggctagcttagttagcgtgggcgctaaatagcgtttcaatcagtgatgtcacttgctctgagaccttgaagtagtagttccccttgctctgcaagggccgcggcttttgtggagcgatgggtaacgatgcttcgagggtgactgttgatgtgtgcagaaggtccctggttcgcgcccgagtatgggcgaggggacggtctaaaattatactgttacacagggTTGTGTTCAATAAGTACCAAATGGAAGAGAACGGATTGAAATAGGGACTTCCTGGCCTtctccaataagaaatgcttattttccactGTAAAAACATTGCAAAACGTTAGGTGTCGTGTGCCTTAATGCTCAACATCCAGGTGATTAAGGATACCTCTGCTGTAGTTGTTCCAATgaatacacacattcacatgatTGTAAAAAGGAGCTCAACCTGCATACATACGTGACCCTACATGAGGATTAATGAGGATATCCAAGCACTCCAGCCTGACATGTTAAAAGCTGTTGCAGCTTAAGAAACAACAGTTGACGCCGATGATGAAACTGTCGAGAGGAAGCAAGTTATGTATACAGTATCTATATTTGCCATTTGGTCTTGCCTAACAGTTTGTGTTCTTGCATCTCTCTGTCCATTCACTTGCCCCCCTCATTAATAATAAAAAGAGAATTTACAACAGCACTCAATGAAGAGATTTGTTGGCCTATGTAAGCGGTTCACTATCACGGAACAAAGCCTCAGCCTCAGACTCCCACTGAATAGAGCCCTAGAGACAGTTTCCTCAAATACAGACACTGAAAGGAGACTCATAAGTgcatggaatgttttttttttaatcattttgaaaacatttaCAACTGTttaggacaaaaaaaaaaaaaggttacaAACAGAATTGACCTGCAGTTTGCATCCATTTCAAAATGTTGCATAAATAAAACTCATATTTATAAATATCTCTTTTTATAAACATATAAATAGTTtttaaaacataaatacatttatgCAGGAATGAAAGTACACGAATGTACAGCAGCAGCGACAATATACAGCTTTGCGGTTTCTAGTTTTTCCACCCTTATCCGCCATTTTGTAATGTGTGTTGGTCTTTATGTTATACATATGGATTGGTGTTTATCATTGTTGTCTCAGTCCTTGAATATGTTGGTCGTGGTGGCTTTTCGTACCAAAAATCGGTCACTTTTTAGGTCATTTTCCTCAGGCGAGGACCAACTTAACCCAAGTTGTCCGAACCCATCGTCTGAATGCTCTGGGAAGAAAGAATAAGAAAAGACCTGGTTAGATGGATTTGTTCACAGAAACCTCTAAATAGATGGATTTGTTCACAGAAACCTCTAAATAGATGGACCTGTTCACAGACACCTCTAAATAGATGGACCTGTTCACAGAAACCTCTAAATAGATGGACCTGTTCACAGAAACCTCTAAATAGATGGACCTGTTCACAGAAACCTCTAAATAGATGGACCTGTTCACAGACACCTCTAAATAGATGGACCTGTTCACAGAAACCTCTAAATAGATATGGACACAAATTATAGCCGATCACCTGTCAGTCTCACTAAAACAAACTATCTAACTAAACAGTCTCAATGCACACCTCTGCTCCGACCAACCACTGTCCAGACCTTGTCTCTCACACAATCCTTAATTGACTGCCCAATACTCCGCTCATCTCTCACTTCTCACATTAAAGTTGgtaaaaggaggaagagaggtgttTGCCCAAGAAACATACACACTTAgtcacatactgtatagacaGTCTGTGAGCCACAGCGTACGCAAGGCACcacaccagccccccccccccccccccggcaggATTTCACTGTTAGCCACACACTACCACATGAAGGCCAAGCACCCCTTAGCGCGTTTCACCTGGTTTCCCCATTACCTCATCCTGCATACCGCCCCTTTAATGTTCTGCTTTTTTTTCTGAGCAAAAAGGAAGTGTTTCCTGGAACATTCCTCCtagggtgctgtgtgtgtgtgttacatgttTTCTGTGAGTGTTGTCCATCTACAAAGAGAggaacctgctctctctctgtaggtgttCCTCTTCCTACCTACTAGAGACTGGTCGATGACCTCATAATTGTCCCATAATCCATTCTGCATTACCAAACGGCCTTTGGCCTGACACTGAGATCTACTGTAGATCTTATTGTCAGGCCAAAGGCCATTGATAAAGCAGACTGGAGTGTGGGACAATTATGAAGTCATTGATTATGTCCTCATCGTGTTCACATATGTCCCATTAGGCCTTCAGCCAACAGCTATGATTACTTATGACGATGTCCTACAATGTGTATGGACTTCCTAAGGCCAATTTGATCGCTTCTCACAGACTTGGAACATTTCAAGATGGGATTTGTGATCTCATTCTACGGGGCTTTTGTCCTCAACACAAGTCAACACAATGTTCTGTTACAGCATCAGTGGGACACATCGTTATGCCCTCTCCCACTGTCCCACACAGGAAATGCAGATAGCACATAGATGGACTGCTTGTAAAAGTCAATTTGGAGTGGATTGTTCATGATTTCAATCAAGAAGCAGTTGCATTTGTAGGTCTCTCCCTATCCTTCTTCCTAATGCAGTCTTAATCAGATGTGTTTGTATTAGTCAGTAGGCCTAAACCAAAAGGATTAGTCTGTAGGATTTATCCCTACTCTGAATTTTGAGGTCAGGCATGTGTCTTGCACAGATAAGAGTCTACACAGATAAGCACAGATAAGAGTTTTTGTATTCAGTTTTGTCTGTTGCTCTGCCCGCAATTAGTCGTGACGTCGTCAAGTTTGCCACCCATACCCGTCCGTTGGTGGCCTGCCGAGTACGGAGCTCGCATGCTCAGAATCCAAACATGCATGGCTTGAGATGCGGTGACCGGTCGATCgtgtgtagctagctacttaGTTTAAATATCAACAATACTGCCACAGCAGCATAACATTTGATTGACAATGAACAGCACTTGATTTACATAATCATCAATATTGGATCTGGTTGGCTGCTACgcgacacagagagaggcagaaagacaaaGAGGAGCCGCTGCATCTACGACCTTCCCATCCAACTCCATCCCTTCTGTCAGGAGTTGCACATGTGTCAGTGCAGCAGCGGCAGCACAGGTAGTCTGGACTCTACCTAACAAGCCACTCACTATGAGTTAAAATAGCATGAATACTAGGCTATATTATGAAGTCGTTATTTAACCATTTGAGAGCATTGAAGATAAGTCACAACATTCTAACATTTTTGAGcataggcctatttatttccgCAACACACTCCCTCACAAATGCACGGTAGTTACAGTGCCTCCTAAACGCATGATTTTTTACATCGGCAAGAGGGTGGGCTATCAGCGGTCATTGATGTTGATGAATGTAACTCTGCTAGTGAGCTAGCTTGAGTTTTATGAATATCGAGATATGAATGATGAAcgtattttcattttattttgagGACCTGCCCCCAGGTTGAGAAATTGCAACATGTTGCCAGTCTGACGTGCTCACAGGGGGCCACATCATCACCTCCACGAGCATACATTTATtcttaaataaatgttaaataaaaaaataaataaaaacatgggtATTTACTGCAAACTGTTCAACGCTTTTACAGTCTATGGGTGACTCATCTGAAATTCTCACAGGATTTATATTGGGGATTTTGTAGTAGGCCCATAGAACGGTCCTCAAATTAGGTTGTTTTCCAATGgtctataaaatatatatatcattcgCCTTTTTGTCTCCCATCCTAAAGTGGTGGTGATGTACGTTCCTCCTGATTTAATCACATGATGTGTAATTGCGCATGGAGAAAGGGAGATCGCGTGAGAGGTTAGGTTACTTACCAACAAGTCTTGATATGCTTTCTCTAACAGCCCATGCCGCTAATGGTGCCTATCCTGTCCATTTTGTGTCCGAAGCAGCCGCTCCGGGCCGCGGACCCTTTCTTGGTGTTTGATTTGTGTCTCCGTGCGCTGGGCTGGTCGTTCAGCAGTCGCGCCCACATGGCCTTGGCGCGAGTGTCCATGCGCAGGTCTCGCAGCAAGCGTACCCGGGAGCGCACTTTTTccatcctctgctctctctcgtcCGACGCCATGAACTCCGACAGTTCCTCCCCCAGCAAACTTCTGAGAGACTGGGATACAGAAACAAGAGACACCCGCTTTAGATAATACATTCTCTATGGAAACGACTTGTGTAAGCACCTGTCAGCAGATTGCGCATCTGGGAATGATTCTGATTAACGACAAATATGCGTATTCGGGACATCAATTGCCTACTTCGGCAAGCAGTAAACTCACTATCCTGCACTTTTCCCAACACTTTGTTTTCAACTGGCCTTGTAAATGTATTTGTGTTCCATAAGAAACCTTTGCTCAATTATAGGCTACATCTAGGAATGTCAGTGCTGTCTACACTTGACTCGCGTAGGGAAGAACCAAAAGACAGTAGCTACACGACGAGTTCTGACCTAAATTAGCTACTGAATAGAACTCACATAaaatgctgcaattaattggcCCGTCCTTTGAAACCAAATCCTGAATGTATGTGTGGTCATGGGCTACAGTTGGGCTTTAACACATGGGAAACGGTGTGTATAGCCTTTCTAATTGCACATTCGTTGAATAAAGCGATAAACACTGGTCAGAAATGAGTCTCCCAGTCCCGGGGATTATCGGATGCAGCTGGAGAGACAGGTGCgcatgcagtagaatacccactcgcacagacgtcagttcaacgtcttgttttgatttacatttggttgagttgtcaactaacttgAATTCAAcgttattttttttaaccatgtCGTTGTATTTAGGTTTAAAGTTGGGTAAAAAATAGTACTAAATTCCCttacattgatgactttttgcaaatccaatcagttttcaaCGTTGATTAAAGGACATAATGCTTTTTGTTGTTTAATTATTTGCGCTATGAGTCTCTTGA
This window of the Oncorhynchus clarkii lewisi isolate Uvic-CL-2024 chromosome 1, UVic_Ocla_1.0, whole genome shotgun sequence genome carries:
- the LOC139414869 gene encoding C-type natriuretic peptide 4-like, whose amino-acid sequence is MNISHLVACGLMITLLSLRTGAKPLTPAQQKSLRSLLGEELSEFMASDEREQRMEKVRSRVRLLRDLRMDTRAKAMWARLLNDQPSARRHKSNTKKGSAARSGCFGHKMDRIGTISGMGC